The sequence below is a genomic window from Nocardia fluminea.
CCTCGTCGTGCACTGCCCCGGCGCCGCCCACTCCGGGCTCACCCGCGAACTGGCGGGCGAACTGCCGGTCCGCCGCGTGCGGCTGCAGATGATGCAGACCGCCCCGCTGGGCGAACCGCTCACCACCGCGATCGCCGACGGCGACAGCTTCCGCTACTACCCGGGTTTCGCCGGCCCACAGGTGGATTCGCTGGCTGCCGAGCAATCGCAGACCGCGACCGCCGCCGAGCACAAGATGCAGCTGCTGTGCGTGCAGCGCCTGAACGGCGGCCTGACCATCGGCGACACCCACGAGTACGCCGAACCGTTCGCCTTCGACGTCGACGAAGCGCCCTACGACCACCTCACCGAGGTGACCGAGGAATTGCTCGGCCGCGCGCTGCCGCCGATCGTGCGGCGCTGGGCGGGCGTCTACAGCCAGAGCGTCGACCCCGGCGCGGTCGTCACCCGGGTACGGGCCGACACCAACGTCTGGGTCGTCACCGGCCCCGGTGGTCGCGGTATGACGCTCGGCCCCGCCATCGGCGAACAAACCGCCGACCAGATCGGACTGTGAGGAACTCGATGCCGGACAACAGGATTCAGCTCGCGGCTCTCGACATGGCAGGCACCACCGTCGCCGACGGCGGACTGGTGTTGCGTGCCTTCGACAGTGCCGCCACCGCCGCTGGGATCGAGACTGACGGCCCGCGCCGGGAACAGGCTCGCCGCTACGTGGTCGACACCATGGGTCAGTCCAAGATCGAAGTGTTCCGCGCGTTGCTCGACGGGGACGACGCCGCCGCCCATCAGGCCAATCGCGCTTTCGAAACCGCCTATGCGGCATTGGTCGACGAGGCCGACATCGCACCGATCCCCGGTGCGGTGGAAGCGATCACCGCACTGCGCGATGCCGGGATCAAGGTCGCGCTCACCACCGGATTCAGCCGTGGCACGCAGGACAAGCTCCTCGCCGCGCTGGGCTGGGCCGAACTGGTCGATCTCACCCTCGCGCCGTCCGACGCCGGACGCGGGCGCCCCTACCCCGACATGGTGCTGGCCGCCGCGCTGCGCCTCGGTGTCGACGCCGTCGACCGGATCGCCGTGCTCGGTGACACCACCAGCGATATCGCCACCGGACTGGCCGCCGGCGCGGGCATCGTCGCGGGCACCCTGACCGGCGCGCACACCGCCGATCAGCTACGCGCGGCCGGTGCCACCCACGTCGTGGCGTCGGTCGCCGAGTTCCCGGCGCTGGTGCTCGCGCACTGAGCGATCGTGCTCGGCCCCACGAACCTGCCGTCGCGGTATTCGCCGCGGCGTCGCCCTCCGATCCACCCGCCCCTGCGATTCCCCCCGACTTCTGAAACGAAAGTTGCTGTCATCGTGCGTACTTCCCTCACCGCGCGCCGCCTGACTCCCCTGGTCAAGGCCGCGCTGTTGCTGGCCGGCGTCACCGCCGTCGCGTTCACCGGCGCCTGCGGTGGCACCGGTACCGAATCCGCGGACGGCAAGACCGTCACCGTGTACTCCGCCGACGGTGTCGGTGGCTGGTACAAGTCCCAGTTCGACGCGTTCACCAAGGAGACCGGCATCGCGGTCAACCTGGTCGAGGCGGGCTCCGGCGAGGTCGTGAACCGGGTCGACAAGGAGCAGTCCAACCCGCAGGCCGACGTCGTGGTCACCCTGCCGCCGTTCATCCAGAAGGCCAAGCAGTCGGGTCTGCTGCAGCCCAGCGGTATCGACACCGCCGCCGTTCCCGCCGCGGCCAAAGACGCCGAGGGCAGCTATGTGACCCTGGCCAACAACTTCCTGTGCTTCATCGCCAACCCCGCGGTCGACGCCTCGGCGCTCACCTGGGAAGACCTGCTGAAACCGGAGTTCAAGGGCAAACTGCAGTACTCCACGCCCGGCCAGGCCGGTGACGGCACCGCGGTGCTGGTGCTGTTGCAGCAGCTGCGTGGCAAGCAGGGCGCACTCGACTACCTGGCCGCGTTGCAGGCCAACAATGTCGGCCCGTCGTCCTCGACCGGCAAGTTGCAGGCCAAGGTCGACAAGGGCGAGTTGCTCATCGCCAACGGTGACGTGCAGATGAATCTGACGACCGTGAAGGAGAAGGGCTCCAAGTTCAACGTCTTCTTCCCGGCTGCCGCGGGCAAGCGTTCCACCGTGGCCGTCCCGTACATGATGGGTCTGGCCAAGGGCGCGCCGCACAAGGACGACGCCATCAAGCTGATGAGTTTCCTGATGGCCCCGGCAGCACAGGCGAAGCTCGGCCCCGAGGCCTTCGCCGTGTCGCCCCGCACCGATGTGCCCGCCCCGGCCGACGGTGGTCCGGCCGCCGCGATGACGGGTGTCGAGGTGGTCCCGGTCGACTGGAACAAGGTGCTCACCGAGCTGGACGCCGATGTCGCGGCGTACCAGAAGGCAACCGGCAGCTGAATGCGGCTGTGATCCAAGGGAGTTGACGATGTCCGACGGTGACCTCCAGATGAAATCCGCCACTTCGGTGGCGGCCTCCAACGAACCCGCGATCGTGTTCGACCGGGTCGGGGTCAGCTACGGCAGGGGCCGCAAGGCCGCCGTCGCGCTGGCCGATTTCACCCTGCGCGTCGCCGTCGGCGAGACCGTCGCGCTCCTCGGCCCGAGTGGGTCGGGCAAGTCGACCGCGCTCAAGGCGCTGGCCGGTTTCGTCCGGCCCACCTCGGGCGCGGTCCGCTTGGCGGGCCGCGACGTCACCGATCTCTCACCCGCCAAGCGTGGGATCGGTGTCGTCGTCCAGTCTTACGCCCTGTTCCCGCACATGAACGTGCACAGCAATGTCGCGTTCGGCTTGAAATCGCATCGGGTGCCGCGTGCGGAGATCTCCACACGCGTCGCCGAAGCGCTCGACATGGTCGGCATGGCCGGCTACGCGCGGCGACTCCCGCGCGAATTGTCCGGTGGCCAGCAGCAGCGGGTGGCGATCGCCCGTGCGCTGGCGATCAAGCCCAGCGTGCTTCTGCTCGACGAGCCGCTGGCCGCGCTCGACGCGCAACTGCGCCATTCGATGCTCGGTGAGTTGCAGGCGCTGCGACAAGCGTTGCCCGACACCGCGATGCTGTACGTGACCCACGATCAGGCCGAAGCGCTGGCGCTGGCGGATCGCATCGCGGTGATGCGCGACGCCCGCCTCGTCGATATCGACACCGCCGAAAACCTCTGGCAGCGGCCACCCACCGACTTCACCGCGGGGTTCCTCGGCGGCGCGAACCTGGTGCCCTGCACCGTCGACCACGTCACCGGCACGGCCGCCCTGGTGACGGCGGGCACCAACACCCTGCGCACCCAGGCGCCGCAACCCGGAGTGGGACTGGTGGATTGGGCACCAGGCGACGATGCCCTACTCTGCATCCGCCCGCACACGATCACGATCTGCAAGCCCGGCGATCGGGATGCCCTGCGCGCCACTGTCCGCACCTCGGTATGGCGGGGGGCCACGACCAGGGTCGAACTCGCGGTCGAGGGGCTCTCCGATGTGCTCGCCGCCGATGTGCCGGGGCACTTCACCACCGAGATCGGTGCCGTCGTCGGTGTGCGGCTCCCGGATCCCACCGGTGTGCTCATCCCACGCGTGATCGGTGAGACATCCTCCGTGGCAGGCGATTCCGTGCCGCCGGAGAGCGCGTCATGAGCACCACGTCGTCGACAGTGTCGCCAGGCGCTCGTACTGGCGAGAGCCTTGCCGGCTCGGGGCGATGTGGCAACGTCGTGGACCTACCGACCGCCGAAGCGGCTTCCGAGCTGATCGCCGCCGGACGACACTCCGTCGGGCCGCACCTACGGGGTATCAGCGAGATGCTGTCATGAGCGCCGACGTTCTCGAACGCTCCGATGTGTCACCGCCGTCGAACGATCTCACACGGCGAAGGTCGTGGTTGCCGATTCTCTGGACACTGCCGCCCGTGCTCGTGGTGCTCGGCATCGCCGGTTATCCGATTCTGCGGGTGCTGACGGAATCGACGCGGACCCCGACCGGTCGCGGCACCGAGGTGTGGTTCTCGGTGCTCGGGTCGGAGGCATTCCGGGATGCGTTGTGGCGCACCGTGTCCATCGCGGTCTGCGCCACGGCGGGGTGTTTGGTTCTCGGTACGTTCCTGGCGATCGTGCTGGCCTTCGTACCGTTCCCCGGATCAGGTGTGGTCGGCAGGCTCATCGATACGATCCTGACGCTGCCCTCGTTCCTGATCACCCTCGCCTTCACGTTCCTCTACGGGACAGCGGGCGCGGTGAACGCGCTGATCGCCGAATTGACCGGTGCGACAACGCCGGTCATCGACTTTCTGACGACCCCACTGGGCGTGATCCTGGCCGAGATCACCTACTTCACCCCCTTCGTGGTGCGCCCGGTGCTGGCCGCGTTCGCCCAACTGCCCCGTGAACAGCTCGATGTGGCGGCCAGTCTCGGTGCTTCGCCGTGGCGGGTGCTGCGTCAGGTGGTGCTGCCCGAGGCGTGGCCCGCGCTCGCCGCGGGCGGGTCGCTGGTGCTGCTGCTCACGCTCAACGAGTTCGGCATCGTGTTGTTCACCGGCGCGAAGGGTGTCATCACGCTGCCTGCGCTGATCTACACCCGTGGCATCGTCACCTTCGACCTGCCCGGCGCGGCGGTGCTGGCCTCGGTGCAGGTGCTGCTCTCACTGAGTCTCTACCTCGTCTATCGGTTCGTGTTCGCCCGGTTCATCGCCCGCCCGAAGGAGCAATGATCGTGCTCGTCTGGACTCCTCGCGGAAAAGCGCTGGTGCTCGGCATTTTCGCGGTGGTGGTCGCGGTGGTCTTCGTCGCCCCGATCGCCACGGTGATCGCCGCCGCCCTGGCCGGCAGCTGGACCGGTCCGCTGCCGTCGGACCTCGGCTTCACCAATATGGGCAACGCCCTGAGCGGCGAGCAGGCGGCCAGTCTCTCGGTGAGCCTGCAA
It includes:
- a CDS encoding phosphonatase-like hydrolase, with the translated sequence MPDNRIQLAALDMAGTTVADGGLVLRAFDSAATAAGIETDGPRREQARRYVVDTMGQSKIEVFRALLDGDDAAAHQANRAFETAYAALVDEADIAPIPGAVEAITALRDAGIKVALTTGFSRGTQDKLLAALGWAELVDLTLAPSDAGRGRPYPDMVLAAALRLGVDAVDRIAVLGDTTSDIATGLAAGAGIVAGTLTGAHTADQLRAAGATHVVASVAEFPALVLAH
- a CDS encoding 2-aminoethylphosphonate ABC transporter substrate-binding protein gives rise to the protein MRTSLTARRLTPLVKAALLLAGVTAVAFTGACGGTGTESADGKTVTVYSADGVGGWYKSQFDAFTKETGIAVNLVEAGSGEVVNRVDKEQSNPQADVVVTLPPFIQKAKQSGLLQPSGIDTAAVPAAAKDAEGSYVTLANNFLCFIANPAVDASALTWEDLLKPEFKGKLQYSTPGQAGDGTAVLVLLQQLRGKQGALDYLAALQANNVGPSSSTGKLQAKVDKGELLIANGDVQMNLTTVKEKGSKFNVFFPAAAGKRSTVAVPYMMGLAKGAPHKDDAIKLMSFLMAPAAQAKLGPEAFAVSPRTDVPAPADGGPAAAMTGVEVVPVDWNKVLTELDADVAAYQKATGS
- a CDS encoding ABC transporter ATP-binding protein, which produces MSDGDLQMKSATSVAASNEPAIVFDRVGVSYGRGRKAAVALADFTLRVAVGETVALLGPSGSGKSTALKALAGFVRPTSGAVRLAGRDVTDLSPAKRGIGVVVQSYALFPHMNVHSNVAFGLKSHRVPRAEISTRVAEALDMVGMAGYARRLPRELSGGQQQRVAIARALAIKPSVLLLDEPLAALDAQLRHSMLGELQALRQALPDTAMLYVTHDQAEALALADRIAVMRDARLVDIDTAENLWQRPPTDFTAGFLGGANLVPCTVDHVTGTAALVTAGTNTLRTQAPQPGVGLVDWAPGDDALLCIRPHTITICKPGDRDALRATVRTSVWRGATTRVELAVEGLSDVLAADVPGHFTTEIGAVVGVRLPDPTGVLIPRVIGETSSVAGDSVPPESAS
- a CDS encoding 2-aminoethylphosphonate ABC transporter permease subunit, encoding MSADVLERSDVSPPSNDLTRRRSWLPILWTLPPVLVVLGIAGYPILRVLTESTRTPTGRGTEVWFSVLGSEAFRDALWRTVSIAVCATAGCLVLGTFLAIVLAFVPFPGSGVVGRLIDTILTLPSFLITLAFTFLYGTAGAVNALIAELTGATTPVIDFLTTPLGVILAEITYFTPFVVRPVLAAFAQLPREQLDVAASLGASPWRVLRQVVLPEAWPALAAGGSLVLLLTLNEFGIVLFTGAKGVITLPALIYTRGIVTFDLPGAAVLASVQVLLSLSLYLVYRFVFARFIARPKEQ